Proteins encoded in a region of the Paenibacillus sp. E222 genome:
- the rpsL gene encoding 30S ribosomal protein S12, translating into MPTINQLVRKGRQAKVDKSKSPALQKGFNALKRESTNISAPQKRGVCTRVGTMTPRKPNSALRKYARVRLTNRLEVTAYIPGIGHNLQEHSVVLIRGGKVKDLAGVRYHIVRGALDTAGVNNRMQARSKYGAKRPKAKKA; encoded by the coding sequence ATGCCAACTATTAACCAACTGGTTCGTAAAGGACGTCAAGCTAAAGTTGACAAGTCCAAATCGCCAGCTTTGCAAAAAGGGTTCAACGCTTTGAAACGTGAATCTACTAACATCAGTGCCCCACAAAAACGTGGTGTCTGCACTCGTGTAGGTACAATGACTCCACGTAAACCAAACTCTGCACTTCGTAAGTATGCCCGTGTTCGTTTGACGAACCGTCTCGAGGTAACTGCTTATATCCCGGGAATCGGACATAACCTTCAAGAGCACAGCGTTGTGTTGATCCGCGGAGGTAAAGTTAAAGACCTTGCAGGGGTTCGTTATCACATCGTTCGTGGAGCTCTTGATACTGCAGGCGTAAACAACCGTATGCAAGCTCGTTCGAAATACGGTGCTAAACGTCCAAAAGCTAAAAAAGCCTAA
- the rpsG gene encoding 30S ribosomal protein S7: MPRKGPVTKRDVLPDPVYNSKLVTRLINRIMLDGKRGVAQSILYNAFKLIQERTGNDPMEVFEAAIKNIMPVLEVKARRVGGANYQVPIEVKPERRTSLGLRWLVNYSRNRGEKTMEERLAAEIIDASNNTGASVKKREDTHKMAEANKAFAHYRW; the protein is encoded by the coding sequence ATGCCACGCAAAGGTCCAGTTACGAAAAGAGACGTGTTGCCAGATCCGGTATACAACTCCAAGTTGGTTACTCGTTTGATCAACCGCATCATGCTCGACGGAAAACGCGGTGTTGCTCAAAGCATTCTGTATAATGCGTTCAAGTTGATTCAAGAACGTACGGGTAATGACCCGATGGAAGTATTTGAAGCAGCAATCAAGAATATCATGCCAGTCCTGGAAGTTAAAGCTCGCCGTGTCGGCGGTGCCAACTACCAAGTACCAATCGAGGTAAAACCAGAGAGACGTACTTCTTTGGGATTACGTTGGCTCGTGAACTACTCCCGCAACCGCGGTGAGAAAACAATGGAAGAGCGTTTGGCGGCTGAGATCATCGACGCTTCCAACAACACAGGCGCTTCCGTTAAGAAACGTGAAGACACGCACAAAATGGCTGAAGCAAACAAAGCGTTTGCTCACTACCGTTGGTAG
- the fusA gene encoding elongation factor G has protein sequence MAREFSLKNTRNIGIMAHIDAGKTTTTERILFYTGRTHKIGEVHEGAATMDWMEQEQERGITITSAATTAAWKGHRVNIIDTPGHVDFTVEVERSLRVLDGAVGVFSAKEGVEPQSETVWRQADKYGVPRIAYVNKMDIIGADFLNVVSDMRDRLQANAVAIQLPIGAENDFIGIIDIVEQKAHMYKDDLGQNIEETEIPAEFKEQVEELRNELIERVAELDEELTMKYLEGEEITIEEIKGALRKGVVDVKIFPVICGSSYRNKGVQLMLDAVIDYLPAPTDVPAITGHLEDGTEAIRKSSDEEPFSALAFKIMTDPYVGKLTFFRVYSGVLQSGSYVLNATKNKRERIGRILQMHANSRQEITEVYSGDIAAAVGLKDTGTGDTLCDEKNPVILESMNFPDPVIEIAVEPKTKADQDKMGVALGKLTEEDPTLRAHTDEETGQTILAGMGELHLDIIIDRMRREFKVETTVGKPQVAYRETFRAPARVEGKFVRQSGGRGQYGHVWVEFEPLEPGTGSQFESKVVGGSVPREYIQPALAGIEEQMKNGVIAGFPLVDVKATIVDGSYHDVDSNEMAFKIAGSMALKAAKDKCSPVLLEPIMKVEVTVPEEYMGDVMGMLNSRRGRIEGMDSRSGAQIIRAKVPLSEMFGYSTTLRSGTQGRGVFSMELSHYEEVPKSIAEEIVAKTKGTE, from the coding sequence ATGGCAAGAGAGTTCTCCTTGAAAAATACACGTAATATCGGGATCATGGCTCATATTGACGCGGGTAAAACCACTACAACTGAGCGGATCTTGTTCTACACAGGCCGTACGCACAAAATCGGTGAAGTTCACGAAGGCGCTGCGACAATGGACTGGATGGAACAGGAACAGGAGCGCGGAATTACGATTACTTCCGCTGCGACTACCGCTGCTTGGAAGGGCCACCGCGTTAATATCATTGATACCCCGGGACACGTTGACTTCACTGTTGAAGTTGAACGTTCCCTTCGTGTATTGGACGGAGCAGTTGGTGTATTCAGTGCGAAAGAAGGCGTTGAGCCTCAGTCCGAAACCGTATGGAGACAGGCTGACAAGTACGGCGTACCTCGTATCGCTTACGTAAACAAAATGGATATCATCGGTGCTGACTTCCTGAACGTTGTATCTGACATGCGTGATCGCCTTCAAGCGAACGCTGTTGCGATTCAACTTCCAATCGGTGCTGAAAATGATTTCATCGGTATTATCGATATCGTTGAACAAAAGGCTCATATGTACAAAGATGACCTTGGTCAAAATATCGAGGAAACCGAAATTCCTGCGGAATTCAAAGAGCAAGTTGAAGAACTCCGTAACGAATTGATCGAGCGTGTCGCAGAACTGGATGAAGAATTGACAATGAAATACCTGGAAGGCGAAGAGATCACTATTGAAGAGATCAAAGGCGCTCTCCGTAAAGGTGTTGTAGATGTTAAGATCTTCCCTGTTATCTGTGGTTCCTCATATCGTAACAAAGGTGTTCAACTGATGTTGGATGCTGTTATCGACTACTTGCCAGCTCCAACTGATGTACCAGCTATCACTGGTCACCTCGAAGATGGAACTGAAGCTATTCGCAAGTCTTCCGATGAAGAGCCATTCTCTGCATTGGCCTTCAAAATCATGACTGACCCTTACGTTGGTAAATTGACATTCTTCCGCGTATATTCCGGTGTTCTTCAATCCGGTTCTTACGTATTGAACGCCACTAAAAATAAACGTGAGCGTATCGGTCGTATCCTTCAAATGCATGCGAACAGCCGTCAAGAGATCACTGAAGTTTACTCCGGTGACATTGCAGCTGCCGTAGGTTTGAAAGATACGGGTACAGGTGATACACTGTGTGATGAGAAAAATCCGGTTATCCTGGAGTCAATGAACTTCCCTGATCCGGTTATCGAAATCGCCGTTGAACCTAAAACCAAAGCTGACCAAGATAAAATGGGTGTTGCTCTCGGTAAGTTGACTGAAGAGGATCCTACTCTTCGTGCTCATACTGACGAAGAAACAGGCCAAACAATCTTGGCAGGTATGGGTGAGCTTCACCTTGATATCATCATTGACCGTATGCGTCGTGAGTTCAAGGTTGAAACTACTGTGGGTAAACCACAAGTAGCTTACCGTGAAACATTCCGTGCACCAGCGCGCGTTGAAGGTAAATTCGTTCGTCAATCCGGTGGTCGTGGTCAATACGGTCACGTATGGGTTGAGTTCGAACCTCTCGAGCCGGGTACAGGCAGCCAGTTCGAAAGTAAGGTTGTCGGTGGTTCCGTTCCAAGAGAATACATTCAACCAGCTCTTGCAGGTATCGAAGAGCAAATGAAAAACGGCGTTATCGCAGGCTTCCCGCTTGTTGACGTTAAGGCTACAATCGTAGACGGATCTTACCATGATGTCGATTCCAACGAGATGGCATTTAAAATTGCCGGATCAATGGCGCTGAAAGCTGCGAAAGACAAATGTAGTCCAGTTCTGCTTGAGCCAATCATGAAAGTAGAAGTAACCGTTCCAGAAGAGTACATGGGTGACGTTATGGGTATGCTTAACTCCCGTCGTGGCCGCATCGAAGGTATGGATTCCCGTAGTGGAGCCCAAATCATCCGTGCTAAAGTACCTTTGTCTGAAATGTTCGGATACTCTACAACTCTTCGTTCCGGTACTCAAGGACGCGGCGTATTCTCCATGGAGCTTTCTCACTATGAAGAAGTTCCTAAGAGCATCGCTGAAGAGATTGTTGCCAAAACAAAAGGAACCGAGTAG
- the tuf gene encoding elongation factor Tu, which translates to MAKAKYERNKPHVNIGTIGHVDHGKTTLTAAITTVLSKTYGGAAVAFDQIDKAPEERERGITISTAHVEYETDTRHYAHVDCPGHADYVKNMITGAAQMDGAILVVSAADGPMPQTREHILLSRQVGVPYIVVFLNKCDMVEDEELLELVEMEVRDLLNEYEFPGDDTPITRGSAREALQNPDGEWAQKIVEMFKEIDTYIPLPERQTDKPFLMPVEDVFSITGRGTVATGRVERGTVKVGEEIEIVGITEETKKSVVTGVEMFRKLLDSAQAGDNIGALLRGVDRTQIERGQVLAKPGSVKPHTEFSAQIYVLTKEEGGRHKPFFTGYRPQFYFRTTDVTGIINLPEGTEMVMPGDNITVTVQLISPIAIEEGTKFSIREGGRTVGAGSVATIQK; encoded by the coding sequence ATGGCAAAGGCTAAATACGAACGTAATAAACCCCACGTTAACATTGGTACTATCGGTCACGTCGACCATGGTAAAACAACTCTGACTGCTGCAATCACAACTGTATTGTCTAAAACTTACGGTGGTGCTGCTGTAGCATTCGACCAAATCGACAAAGCTCCAGAAGAGCGCGAGCGCGGTATCACAATCTCCACAGCTCACGTTGAGTACGAAACTGACACTCGTCACTACGCTCACGTAGACTGCCCAGGTCACGCCGACTATGTTAAAAACATGATCACTGGCGCGGCTCAAATGGACGGAGCTATCTTGGTAGTATCCGCAGCTGACGGCCCAATGCCACAAACTCGTGAGCACATCTTGCTCTCCCGTCAAGTAGGCGTACCTTACATTGTTGTATTCTTGAACAAATGTGACATGGTTGAAGACGAAGAGTTGTTGGAATTGGTTGAGATGGAAGTTCGCGACCTTCTTAACGAATATGAGTTCCCAGGTGATGATACTCCAATCACTCGTGGATCCGCTCGTGAAGCTCTGCAAAACCCTGATGGTGAGTGGGCTCAAAAAATCGTTGAGATGTTCAAAGAAATCGATACGTACATCCCACTGCCTGAGCGTCAAACTGACAAACCTTTCTTGATGCCTGTCGAGGACGTATTCTCCATCACTGGTCGTGGTACTGTTGCTACAGGTCGTGTAGAGCGTGGTACTGTTAAAGTCGGCGAAGAGATCGAAATCGTTGGTATTACTGAAGAAACTAAAAAATCCGTAGTTACGGGCGTTGAAATGTTCCGTAAATTGCTGGATTCCGCTCAAGCGGGTGACAACATCGGCGCATTGCTGCGTGGTGTTGACCGTACTCAAATCGAGCGTGGACAAGTATTGGCAAAACCGGGTTCTGTTAAACCACACACAGAATTCTCTGCACAAATCTACGTTTTGACTAAAGAAGAGGGTGGCCGTCACAAGCCTTTCTTCACTGGATACCGTCCACAGTTCTACTTCCGTACAACTGACGTAACTGGTATCATCAACTTGCCAGAAGGTACTGAAATGGTAATGCCTGGTGACAACATCACGGTTACTGTTCAACTGATCTCCCCAATCGCGATTGAAGAAGGAACTAAGTTCTCCATTCGTGAAGGTGGCCGTACAGTAGGTGCAGGTTCCGTAGCAACTATTCAAAAATAA
- the rpsJ gene encoding 30S ribosomal protein S10: protein MAKQKIRIRLKAYDHRILDQSAEKIVETAKRSGAGVSGPIPLPTEKQIITILRAVHKYKDSREQFEQRTHKRLIDIVNPTPQTVDALMRLDLPSGVDIEIKL from the coding sequence ATGGCAAAGCAAAAAATTCGTATTCGTTTGAAAGCTTACGACCACAGAATTCTTGATCAATCCGCGGAGAAAATTGTTGAAACTGCAAAACGTTCGGGTGCTGGTGTATCCGGTCCGATTCCGCTTCCAACTGAAAAACAAATCATTACTATTCTTCGTGCGGTGCACAAGTACAAGGATTCTCGGGAACAATTCGAACAACGCACTCATAAGCGTTTGATCGATATCGTTAACCCGACTCCACAAACTGTGGATGCCTTGATGCGCTTGGATCTGCCGTCCGGTGTAGATATCGAAATTAAATTGTAA
- the rplC gene encoding 50S ribosomal protein L3 — MKGILGKKLGMTQVFTPEGNVVPVTVIEAGPCVVLQKKDLENDGYEAVQIGYSDKKEKNANKPEAGHAKKANTAPKRYVRELRGINIAEYEVGQELKADIFAEGEFVDVTGISKGKGFAGVIKRWGQSTGPMSHGSRYHRGPGSMGSIQANRVPKGKHLPGHMGHETVTIQRLEVVKVDAERNVLLVKGSIPGPKNSLVKVKETVKK, encoded by the coding sequence ATGAAAGGTATCTTAGGAAAAAAACTTGGAATGACTCAAGTATTTACACCTGAAGGTAACGTCGTTCCAGTAACGGTTATCGAAGCAGGACCTTGTGTTGTTTTGCAGAAGAAAGATCTTGAGAACGATGGCTACGAAGCAGTTCAAATCGGTTACTCCGATAAGAAAGAGAAAAATGCTAACAAGCCAGAAGCAGGACACGCTAAAAAAGCGAATACTGCACCTAAGCGCTACGTTCGTGAACTTCGCGGCATTAACATCGCGGAATATGAAGTTGGCCAAGAATTGAAAGCTGACATTTTCGCAGAAGGCGAGTTCGTTGACGTAACAGGTATTTCTAAAGGTAAAGGTTTTGCCGGCGTAATCAAACGTTGGGGACAAAGCACTGGACCTATGTCACACGGTTCTCGTTATCACCGTGGCCCAGGTTCGATGGGTTCGATCCAAGCTAACCGCGTTCCTAAAGGCAAACACTTGCCAGGACACATGGGACATGAGACTGTTACAATCCAACGTCTTGAAGTTGTTAAAGTAGACGCTGAGCGTAACGTGTTGCTCGTGAAAGGTTCCATTCCTGGACCGAAGAACAGCCTTGTAAAAGTTAAAGAAACGGTGAAAAAATAA
- the rplD gene encoding 50S ribosomal protein L4, whose amino-acid sequence MPKVSVYNVDGSQVGEVELNDAVFGIEPNQHVLYDAVLMQRASLRQGTHKVKGRSEVRGGGRKPWKQKGTGRARQGSIRSPQWKGGGIVFGPTPRSYAYKLPKKVRRLAIKSALSSKVIDNDIIVLDALTLSTPKTKEFAAILNNLKVGRKALIVAPSYDDNVALSARNIPGVKFVAADGINVLDVLSHDKLIITKEAVQKVEEVLA is encoded by the coding sequence ATGCCAAAAGTATCAGTTTACAATGTAGATGGTAGCCAAGTAGGCGAAGTTGAATTGAACGATGCGGTTTTCGGAATTGAGCCGAACCAACACGTTCTGTACGATGCAGTTCTTATGCAACGCGCTTCCCTTCGTCAAGGTACCCACAAAGTAAAAGGACGTTCTGAAGTACGTGGCGGTGGACGTAAACCTTGGAAACAAAAAGGTACAGGTCGCGCTCGCCAAGGTTCGATTCGTTCTCCACAATGGAAAGGCGGCGGTATCGTATTTGGTCCGACACCACGGAGCTATGCATACAAACTGCCTAAGAAAGTTCGCCGTTTGGCGATCAAATCAGCTCTTTCATCCAAAGTGATCGACAATGACATTATCGTTCTGGATGCTCTCACGCTGAGCACACCTAAAACAAAAGAATTTGCAGCCATCTTGAACAACTTGAAAGTTGGACGCAAAGCTTTGATCGTAGCTCCTAGCTATGATGATAATGTGGCTCTTTCCGCACGGAATATTCCTGGCGTGAAATTCGTAGCTGCTGACGGCATTAATGTTCTTGACGTGCTTTCGCACGACAAATTGATCATTACGAAAGAAGCAGTTCAGAAGGTAGAGGAGGTGCTCGCGTAA
- the rplW gene encoding 50S ribosomal protein L23: protein MKDPRDIVKRPIITERTADMMNDLKYVFEVDIRANKTEIKKAVEAIFNVKVKNVNTLRVPAKPKRYGRYSGYTSEWKKAFVTLTQDSKTLEFFETV from the coding sequence ATGAAGGATCCTCGTGATATTGTAAAACGTCCGATTATTACGGAACGTACTGCTGACATGATGAACGACTTGAAATATGTATTTGAAGTCGATATCCGTGCAAACAAAACCGAGATCAAAAAAGCCGTAGAAGCTATTTTCAACGTAAAAGTGAAAAACGTGAACACTCTGCGTGTTCCAGCTAAGCCTAAACGGTACGGACGTTATTCCGGATATACAAGCGAATGGAAAAAAGCGTTTGTAACGCTGACACAAGACAGCAAAACGCTTGAGTTCTTTGAAACTGTATAA
- the rplB gene encoding 50S ribosomal protein L2 — MPIKKYKPTSPARRNMSVSTFEEITTDKPEKSLLAPLSKQAGRNNQGKITVRHHGGGHKRKYRIIDFKRTKDGIPGRVATIEYDPNRTSNIALIHYADGEKRYIIAPKGLKVGDQVFSGPDADIKIGNALPLENIPVGTVIHNIELKPGKGGQLVRAAGTEAQLLGKEEKYVSVRLSSGEVRRILKVCRATIGSVGNQDHELIKIGKAGRSRWLGQRPEVRGVVMNPNDHPHGGGEGRAPIGRKSPMSPWGKPTLGYKTRKKNKASDKYIIRRRTK, encoded by the coding sequence GTGCCAATCAAAAAGTATAAACCAACATCCCCGGCAAGACGGAACATGTCCGTTTCTACATTTGAGGAAATCACCACAGATAAGCCGGAGAAATCGTTGTTGGCCCCGTTGAGCAAACAAGCAGGCCGCAACAACCAAGGTAAAATTACAGTTCGTCACCACGGTGGTGGACACAAACGTAAATACCGTATCATTGACTTCAAACGTACTAAAGATGGAATACCGGGCCGCGTTGCTACGATTGAGTATGACCCGAACCGTACATCCAACATCGCTTTGATTCACTACGCTGATGGTGAGAAACGTTACATTATCGCTCCTAAAGGTCTGAAAGTTGGCGATCAAGTATTCTCCGGTCCTGACGCAGACATCAAAATCGGTAACGCACTGCCACTTGAAAACATTCCAGTAGGTACCGTTATCCACAACATCGAGTTGAAACCAGGTAAAGGCGGACAATTGGTTCGTGCTGCTGGTACAGAAGCTCAATTGCTTGGTAAAGAAGAAAAATACGTATCCGTTCGTCTCTCTTCCGGAGAAGTTCGTCGTATTCTGAAAGTTTGCCGCGCAACAATCGGATCTGTTGGTAACCAAGACCACGAGCTCATCAAAATCGGTAAAGCCGGTCGTAGCCGTTGGTTGGGACAACGTCCTGAAGTTCGTGGTGTAGTAATGAACCCTAACGATCACCCACACGGTGGTGGTGAAGGTCGTGCTCCAATCGGACGTAAATCGCCAATGTCACCATGGGGTAAACCTACTCTTGGTTACAAAACGCGTAAGAAAAATAAAGCTTCTGATAAATACATCATTCGCCGCCGCACGAAGTAA
- the rpsS gene encoding 30S ribosomal protein S19, whose translation MGRSLKKGPFIDGYMLKKVEEMEASGKKLVIKTWSRRSTIFPQFIGHTFGVYDGRKHVPVYVTEDMVGHKLGEFAPTRTYKGHTDDDKKTRR comes from the coding sequence ATGGGTCGCAGTTTGAAAAAAGGGCCATTCATTGATGGCTACATGCTGAAAAAGGTAGAAGAGATGGAAGCATCCGGTAAAAAGCTTGTTATTAAAACCTGGTCCCGTCGTTCTACAATTTTCCCGCAATTCATCGGACACACATTTGGCGTATATGACGGTCGTAAACACGTACCAGTATACGTAACTGAGGACATGGTCGGACACAAATTGGGTGAGTTCGCTCCAACCCGTACGTACAAAGGCCATACTGATGATGATAAGAAAACAAGAAGATAA
- the rplV gene encoding 50S ribosomal protein L22 yields MEAKAHAKFIRIAPRKVQLVVDLIRGKQVGEAVAILRHTPKSASPIVEKLLNSAIANAEHNYSLDVNNLVISQAYVNQGPTMKRFRPRAMGRASRINKRTSHITLVVSEK; encoded by the coding sequence ATGGAAGCAAAAGCACATGCTAAGTTTATCCGGATTGCTCCTCGTAAAGTTCAACTCGTTGTTGACTTGATTCGCGGCAAGCAAGTTGGTGAGGCGGTTGCCATTCTCCGTCACACTCCGAAATCCGCTTCTCCGATTGTTGAGAAGTTGCTTAACTCCGCGATTGCAAATGCGGAACATAACTATTCTTTGGATGTTAATAACTTGGTCATTTCGCAAGCTTACGTGAACCAAGGACCGACAATGAAACGTTTCCGCCCTCGTGCAATGGGACGTGCAAGTCGTATTAACAAACGTACTAGCCACATCACTTTGGTGGTATCTGAAAAGTAG
- the rpsC gene encoding 30S ribosomal protein S3 yields MGQKVNPVGLRVGIIRDWESKWYAGKDFGDLLMEDVKIREFLKNKLKDSAMSRVEIERAANRVNVTIHTAKPGMVIGKGGSEVENLRNQITKIAGGKKVHINISEIKNQDLDAILVAESIAQQLERRVSFRRALKQAIQRTMRSGAKGIKTQVGGRLGGAEIARSEGYSEGTVPLHTLRADIDYGTAEAHTTYGRIGVKVWIYRGEVLPTAKKQAAKEGGN; encoded by the coding sequence GTGGGCCAAAAGGTAAATCCAGTCGGACTCCGTGTCGGAATTATCCGTGACTGGGAATCTAAGTGGTATGCAGGTAAAGACTTCGGCGATCTTTTGATGGAAGACGTGAAAATTCGTGAATTCCTGAAAAATAAATTGAAAGACTCCGCTATGTCTCGTGTTGAAATCGAGAGAGCGGCTAACCGCGTAAACGTAACGATTCACACTGCGAAACCAGGTATGGTTATCGGTAAGGGTGGTTCGGAAGTTGAAAATCTGCGTAATCAAATTACGAAAATCGCAGGCGGTAAAAAAGTACACATCAACATTTCTGAAATTAAGAACCAAGACCTGGACGCAATCCTGGTAGCTGAAAGCATCGCACAACAATTGGAACGTCGTGTTTCTTTCCGTCGTGCTCTGAAACAAGCTATTCAAAGAACAATGCGCTCTGGTGCAAAAGGTATTAAAACTCAAGTGGGCGGACGTCTTGGCGGTGCTGAGATTGCTCGTTCGGAAGGCTACAGCGAAGGAACTGTTCCACTGCACACGCTTCGTGCCGACATCGACTACGGTACAGCAGAGGCTCATACTACTTACGGCCGTATCGGCGTAAAAGTATGGATCTATCGTGGAGAGGTTCTTCCTACGGCTAAGAAACAAGCTGCTAAGGAAGGAGGCAACTAA
- the rplP gene encoding 50S ribosomal protein L16, whose protein sequence is MLVPKRVKHRKQQRGHMKGQAKGGTTLNFGEYGLQATEPAWITNRQIEAARIAMTRYIKRGGKVWIKIFPDKPITQKPLEVRMGSGKGNVEKWVAVVKPGKIMFELAGVPEDIAREAMRLAAHKLPIKTKFVKREELGGEANES, encoded by the coding sequence ATGTTGGTACCAAAACGTGTAAAACACCGTAAGCAACAACGCGGACATATGAAGGGCCAAGCTAAAGGCGGAACTACGCTGAACTTTGGCGAATACGGTCTGCAAGCTACGGAACCGGCTTGGATTACGAACCGTCAAATCGAAGCGGCTCGTATTGCGATGACTCGTTACATCAAACGTGGTGGTAAAGTTTGGATTAAAATCTTCCCAGACAAACCAATCACTCAAAAGCCTCTCGAGGTTCGGATGGGTAGCGGTAAAGGTAACGTAGAAAAATGGGTTGCAGTTGTGAAACCAGGTAAGATCATGTTTGAACTTGCTGGTGTACCGGAGGATATTGCTCGCGAAGCAATGCGTCTTGCCGCTCACAAACTGCCAATCAAAACGAAGTTTGTGAAACGTGAAGAATTGGGTGGTGAAGCAAATGAAAGCTAG
- the rpmC gene encoding 50S ribosomal protein L29 — translation MKASEFRNLTSAEIEQKIAGFKEELFNLRFQLATGQLDNPTRIRDVRKEIARAKTIIRERELGIG, via the coding sequence ATGAAAGCTAGTGAATTTCGCAACCTAACCTCTGCTGAAATCGAGCAAAAGATTGCCGGATTTAAAGAAGAACTCTTTAACCTCCGCTTTCAACTCGCTACCGGTCAGCTGGATAACCCGACTCGAATCCGTGATGTGCGGAAAGAAATAGCTCGTGCTAAAACCATTATCCGTGAAAGAGAATTGGGAATCGGTTAA